One window of Pelobates fuscus isolate aPelFus1 chromosome 9, aPelFus1.pri, whole genome shotgun sequence genomic DNA carries:
- the LOC134572318 gene encoding mRNA decay activator protein ZFP36L1-like — protein MPSSLPSPFPELDTNFSNECLSLRPDVNINLNPCMRRNHNFFSCPTNLNKNKTTYEQLTDFPLWSLENQNIEILPANSLRLIPFQAERSVSMIEDSTKQPGASRPLSSRYKTELCRTFHESGSCKYGSKCQFAHGTSELRGLNRHPKYKTELCRTYHTIGFCPYGSRCHFIHNADEQRFCDGNRRPGPPALRQSLSCSGIPSSSCSSNSIFSSVSSLSSFSPSTPTQNFTSSPFCSSSPITLSLSSILQSITPTYPTLQSMENDGIVLHLTPSPTEDPGLAETWSCLSKEEHDDRRKKDGDSTSVTSQEAKRLPIFSKLSD, from the exons ATGCCTTCCAGCCTGCCGAGTCCCTTCCCAGAACTTGACACCAACTTTTCCAAT GAATGTCTTTCCCTGCGGCCAGATGTAAACATAAATCTGAACCCATGTATGAGGAGGAATCATAACTTCTTCTCCTGTCCCACCAACCTTAACAAGAATAAGACCACTTACGAGCAGCTGACTGACTTTCCACTTTGGTCACTGGAAAACCAGAACATCGAGATACTTCCTGCAAATTCCCTGCGACTGATCCCATTTCAGGCTGAGCGTTCTGTTAGTATGATTGAGGATAGCACAAAACAGCCAGGAGCCTCCAGACCACTGTCCTCTCGCTATAAGACCGAACTCTGCCGTACCTTTCATGAGAGCGGATCCTGTAAATATGGGTCCAAATGCCAGTTTGCACATGGGACAAGTGAGCTTCGTGGCCTTAATCGGCATCCCAAATACAAGACGGAGCTGTGCCGAACGTATCATACCATTGGATTCTGTCCTTATGGATCCCGTTGTCACTTCATTCACAATGCTGATGAACAGAGGTTCTGTGATGGAAATAGAAGGCCAGGTCCTCCTGCTTTGAGACAGAGTTTGAGCTGTTCTGGAATCCCTTCTTCCTCCTGTTCCTCAAATTCCATATTCTCCTCTGTTTCTTCCCTgtcctccttctctccctccaCCCCAACTCAGAACTTTACATCTAGTCCTTTTTGCTCTTCTTCTCCCATTACACTGAGCCTATCCTCCATTCTTCAATCCATAACCCCAACATACCCCACTTTACAAAGCATGGAAAATGATGGTATAGTCCTTCATCTTACCCCTAGCCCAACAGAGGACCCAGGGCTTGCGGAAACCTGGAGCTGCTTATCCAAAGAAGAGCATGACGACAGAAGGAAAAAGGATGGTGATTCCACCAGTGTCACCTCTCAAGAAGCCAAACGTCTTCCAATTTTCAGTAAACTGTCAGATTAA